The following are from one region of the Salvia splendens isolate huo1 chromosome 2, SspV2, whole genome shotgun sequence genome:
- the LOC121763220 gene encoding chaperonin CPN60-2, mitochondrial-like, which translates to MYRFAANLASKASVASKSSQQIGGRFGWSRNYAAKDIRFGVEARALMLKGVEDLADAVKVTMGPKGRNVVIEQSWGAPKVTKDGVTVAKSIEFKDKVKNIGASLVKQVANATNDVAGDGTTCATVLTRAIFTEGCKSVAAGMNAMDLRRGITMAVDAVVTNLKSRARMISTSEEIAQVGTISANGEREIGELIAKAMEKVGKEGVITIQDGKTLFNELEVVEGMKLDRGYISPYFITNQKTQKCELEDPLILIYEKKISSINAIVKVLELALKRQRPLLIVAEDVESDALATLILNKLRAGIKVCAIKAPGFGENRKSGLQDLAVLTGGQVITEELGMNLDDVELDILGSCKKVTISKDDTVILDGSGEKKSIEERCEQIRSAVELSTSDYDKEKLQERLAKLSGGVAVLKIGGASETEVGEKKDRVTDALNATKAAVEEGIVPGGGVALLYAAKELEKLPTANFDQKIGVQIIQNALKTPVFTIAANAGVEGAVVVGKLLESENPDLGYDAAKGEYVDMVKAGIIDPLKVIRTALVDAASVSSLMTTTEAIVVEQPTEAKAGPAMGGGGMGGMGGMDY; encoded by the exons ATGTATCGTTTTGCAGCAAATCTAGCCTCCAAAGCCAG CGTTGCGAGTAAAAGCAGCCAACAG ATTGGGGGTAGATTCGGTTGGAGCAGAAACTATGCTGCCAAAGATATTAGATTTGGAGTGGAGGCTAGGGCTTTGATGCTTAAGGGTGTTGAAGACCTTGCTGATGCTGTTAAAGTCACCATGGGTCCTAAG GGGCGCAATGTAGTGATTGAGCAGAGTTGGGGTGCACCCAAAGTGACAAAGGATGGTGTCACTGTTGCTAAGAGCATTGAATTTAAGGACAAAGTTAAGAATATTGGTGCTAGCCTTGTTAAACAGGTGGCAAATGCTACCAATGATGTTGCTGGTGATG GTACGACCTGTGCTACTGTCCTTACTCGTGCAATATTCACTGAAGGCTGCAAGTCAGTGGCAGCTGGCATGAACGCTATGGATCTAAGACGTGGCATTACCATGGCTGTTGATGCTGTTGTTACAAACTTGAAAAGCAGAGCAAGGATGATTAGCACATCGGAGGAGATTGCTCAG GTTGGAACTATTTCTGCTAATGGAGAGAGGGAAATTGGTGAGCTGATTGCAAAGGCCATGGAAAAAGTTGGAAAAGAGGGTGTCATAACAATTCAA GATGGGAAGACACTGTTCAATGAGTTGGAAGTAGTTGAGGGTATGAAGCTTGACAGAGGCTATATCTCCCCATACTTCATCACAAACCAGAAGACTCAGAAATGT GAATTGGAGGATCCTCTTATTCTTATTTACGAGAAGAAAATCTCTAGCATAAATGCTATTGTTAAAGTCCTTGAATTGGCTTTGAAG AGGCAAAGGCCACTTCTGATAGTCGCGGAGGATGTGGAAAGCGATGCACTGGCCACTCTTATCCTTAACAAGCTTCGAGCTGGAATCAAGGTCTGTGCTATCAAAGCGCCTGGGTTCGGTGAGAACAGGAAATCGGGCTTGCAAGATCTTGCTGTTTTAACTGGGGGCCAA GTCATAACAGAAGAACTTGGAATGAACTTGGATGATGTGGAACTGGATATACTGGGATCGTGCAAGAAG GTCACCATATCAAAGGATGATACTGTTATTCTTGATGGATCTGGTGAGAAGAAATCCATTGAAGAAAGATGCGAGCAG ATCAGGTCAGCAGTCGAATTGAGCACTTCTGATTATGACAAGGAGAAGTTGCAAGAAAGGCTTGCCAAGCTATCCGGTGGTGTAGCTGTGCTAAAG ATTGGAGGAGCCAGCGAAACAGAAGTTGGTGAGAAGAAAGATAGAGTGACTGACGCTCTTAACGCCACAAAAGCAGCTGTAGAGGAAGGGATTGTGCCCG GTGGAGGTGTTGCTCTCCTCTACGCAGCCAAAGAATTGGAGAAGCTGCCAACAGCCAACTTCGATCAGAAGATTGGTGTCCAAATTATTCAAAATGCGTTGAAG ACGCCAGTTTTCACTATTGCAGCAAATGCCGGTGTGGAGGGTGCCGTTGTGGTTGGCAAATTGTTGGAATCAGAAAATCCAGACCTCGGATATGATGCAGCTAAAG GTGAATACGTGGATATGGTGAAGGCTGGAATCATCGACCCGTTGAAGGTCATTAGAACTGCGCTCGTTGATGCTGCTAG TGTCTCTTCATTGATGACAACGACAGAGGCGATTGTGGTAGAACAACCGACAGAGGCGAAGGCTGGACCAGCGATGGGCGGTGGGGGCATGGGAGGAATGGGTGGCATGGACTACTGA